One Nicotiana sylvestris chromosome 12, ASM39365v2, whole genome shotgun sequence genomic window carries:
- the LOC138882988 gene encoding uncharacterized protein — MNRPLGIIDDVLVRVDKFILPADFVILDCEVDYEVPINLGRPFLATGKDLVDVEAWELTFRVGDKKVVFHVYKSMKQPNCTEVSSFVDLIIAVIIDDTTAMINVEDPFKAILLNLSVNDDEG, encoded by the coding sequence ATGAatagaccattgggtattattgatgatgtacttgtccgggtggacaaatttatcttgccagctgactttgtgatcttggattgtgaggtagattatgaagttcctatcaatTTGGGGAGGCcgttccttgctacggggaaggacttagttgatgtggaagcatggGAACTCACCTTCCGTGTGGGTGAcaaaaaagtggtctttcatgtttaCAAATCGATGAAGCAGCCCAACTGTACCGAGGTgagctcttttgtggacctcatcatagcagtgataattgatgacaccactgcaatgatcaatgtagagGACCCTTTCAAGGCCATATTATTGAATCTTAgtgtcaatgatgatgagggctGA